Within Phaenicophaeus curvirostris isolate KB17595 chromosome 7, BPBGC_Pcur_1.0, whole genome shotgun sequence, the genomic segment CGGTGTACATAAACAAAAGTAATCGAGTGGGATCTAGCAAAGAGGCTTCCAAGTATTACCTAACCTCCCTCAACAAGGATACCTCAGCTCCACCTCTGCTAAATTATGAGATTGACAACACTAATTGGAATAATAAATCGATCCGTGTTTTGTAAATGATGTATTTCAAAGTCACTGTGTTATTTAAGAAGGGTTAAGCTATGCTTCATGCCAACTGTCGACGGCCATTCCTCAAGCAGTGTTTTTAGCCTTTTCTTGTACCGGCTTGTTgtgtataaaacaaaaaatgctgtttatcGAAACAACATTTCCCTTCCCGTTTTAGTTCaaagcttttctcttccctccatTCCCCGGAATCTGTCATCCATTTATTTAACGGGATACTATTTAGGTTTGCTGTGTCTGAGGAGTATTTGAAACCTTACGCATGactttgtttaattttctgtgaGCTGTGACACTGGAAAGCTCTGAAtccttgttcttttttgttaaagacgtctttttttttctatttatgtttGTGAAGAGGTCCGCCTCGcccctttctgtttctgtgcgCAGTGGGCTCTGCGTCCCTGCTTCAGGATCACCTCAGGAAGCTCAGTCACCCCCCATTCCTCATTTCTCCGCTTCGAGATTCGCAGCTTCCCTCTGCTCAAAGCTCGGTGCCGGCGCGACGCAAGGACGTGGCTCCATCCTGGAGTCGGATGGAAAATTCCAGCCGTGATTTCAGACGATCAACGCTTTTACAAATTTCAGGGATAAGTCGGTTACGCTTACAATGTAAAATATGCAATGATGGTTTAGAGGTAACGAATACCGGTGTCCAGAAGCGAGGGAAAACATGGGAATCGCTTTCacaactccagctctcagaCTTCAGGAAATCCAGGCCCTAGAGCGAGATCACAGGCAGGCAGGTGCCGAAGGGCTCCTCGCAAGTAACTGCTTCACTCGGTTTATTCAGCCCTTCACGCAAACTTCCAGGTAAAATAGATGCTTTCCCCCTCTGGCGCGTGGGACGGGCACCAGCTCCTAGAGCGTGATGTGCCGTGGTGCTGTTTGCTGTTCTCTCAGCTCACACTCGCTGTCTTTTGAAGGAAGCTGTTAGCATTGCAGTTGGTGGCTCCCTGTGAGTGTTCTCTTTCAGCTGATCAGTGCAGCCACGTGTGCGCGGGGTTAGTCTCTGGGAGCAACGGGAGACGCTACGGGTCAGGGACGGGAGGGAAGGCCCCGTGTCCATCATGTTGGAGCCCAAGGTTTCAGGTCCCCGCTGTGCAGGCCCTCGGTGCCatgtgaagaaaaacatcttgcACGTGGCTGCTCTTTTGATTGACACCatcattttgtttccatttttaatccAGGGATGTTTTGCGCACACAGCAGGACAGGAGCGGAGCTGCCAAGTGCTGAACAAACAGGAGTGTTTGCACTTTGCCGAACACCTCTCTGCTCCCAGGGAGTTTTAGCCCTTTTGctagagaaaacagagagaaggcAGCGGAGTTCGTGGTGTGTCACTCGGGCTCTGGCCCAGGCCTGGGCTGTGACACCATCCCATCCCCGGGCCTCGTGGCGGGAGAGCTGAGAGAACTCCCTTTGGATTTTAAAGCTGCCTTGGGGGATCTCTGATTGTTTTAGTACTGAACTACTCCAAGTTCCCCGTTGTTTAACAGCGTAATTTAGTGTCACCGCAGAGAGGATGTTCGTCATCTCAGTGCCATTTCACTGGTAGCGCTTGTACCCAGAGCTGCTCGGTCCAACCCTGCTCACGGGGCATTTCCGTGCCGGTGTCCGTTTGCCCCCTGGAGCAGTTGATGTGGGAGCTGTCACAGAGCCAGCGGCTGCTGGAAATGCGTCCGTGTCCCGTGGCGCTGTGGTCCCAGCTCGGGAGGGTCTCCAAGCGCTGGCTCCTCACGTTCTGCACCAGCTCCTGCAGGGCTGGCTGCACACCAGCCGCAGGACAGAGCCGTGAGCCCGGGGTTAGCGCTTACGTGTTATTAGAGGGGAAGAAGTTTCCATCTCCCATCCTGACTTTGTTCTTCCCACACGGGGACGCTGCCTCACAGGGGTTGAGGCTGTGACCTCGCTCCGTCCTTCGTGGGGGCTCTCAGACTGTGCCCGGGGAGGTTTTAGGAAGCTGGTGTCACTCCCAAATTGGCACTTTCAGAGCGCTGAACCGTAACCTGGTGCTACCGCCGCCTCTCCTGGTCAGACTGGCGCTTGATAGATTAGGAGGGTCACACCCTtcattttttccagcttctcttTTTTAACTCATTCACTTCTCTCGGCAGCACCCGGTACGAAGTGCCGAAAGCTGCAGCGCGTGTTCCCAGGCAAAGCGATTCCATAGCATCCCTGACAGAACATCATTTACCTCAGATACTCAACCAGCAGtacttttcccccccttcttttttttttgttgttcttttttctcccttcgtTTTCTGTTTTTATGCCCTTTCTATTGGTTTCGTTACCTCTCACGGTTGGGTGAGCGAttccttggccgcccctctctGTCCGTGCTGGGCACAGTCGCTGTAACTACTGTCTGAGGGTAGCCCCTGCTTTCCTGCGAGTACCCGAAACCAACCAACCCCCCACGCCCTCAATCAAGTGATTGTTAAATATTGTACAAATACAAATGTATACGCGCTCCCCTCGCCCTGAAAACgttacaataaaaaaatgtgaCTACTCTGCCTGGCCTCTGCCTCTTTCCGGATGGCGCCGCCGGGCGAGGTCGGCGTTCCCTGCCGGGATAAACCTCGGCTCCTACGGAGGGAACAGCTGGAGAAGCCGCGCAGAAGGTGGGTTGTACGGTAAAACTCGGGCTCCCTGGCATTAAAGGTTTGATGAGGTAAATGTTCTGCGCAAAGTCAGATCTGAAGAAAAAGTACATCAAGTCTGAGCTTTAATCTGGATCTGTGATCCCTGATCCCAGCCCCTCCAAGCCAGCAGCTATAGCGGCCTGAGAAACGCTGAAGTGAAGCGGTTTCAGTGACTCAAGTTCACAGGCAGTGGATGGTAACTGCAGCAGCGAGctcctggaaaaagaaaatcccagaTGGATCAGCGAAGCGAGCTGCTTCCAAACATTTATTGACGCAAACACCCTGCTGCACGTAAACATCGCGTCTCCTGGAGCTCCCGGGTTACTCCAGAAGCTCCGGTGTGgcaagggagaagggaaggtcAGAGCCAGCTGAGCGAGGACTCTGCCCACTGCTTGACGTCCGTGGGGCAGTTGGGGTAGAGCTGCAGAGCCTCCATGATTTGGTTGCTGTCCAAGAGCAGCTTCATGAGGACGTACTCCCTCTGCGCTCGTACCGACGGCCTCTCGATCGGCTTTACCAGTTCCAGTTGGATGAGGTGTTCAAACGcctaaaaacaaaagcaaaaaagcacTCGGGAACTGGAGGATGACGTCAATGTGGATCCAGGGCTGCGTGTCCCAGCTCACCCCCATCCAGCAGGAAAACCCACCAGCAGCTAAACACCTCGCAAGAAAATAATCCCGTTTGGGGCTTTACCTTCATGACAACCGGCTTCTCAAAGTTGTACATACAATGCGCCTTCCTCTGTATGAACTTCTGGAATTCTGGATTGGtaacagggaaaaagaaaagttagtgaggggaaaagaaatgatTTGGTGTTTGTAAAGTTCAGGCCTTTCTCTCACCATTGTAAACCATCTGGAAGTTAAACGGTTCTCCTTCATACACTTCGTTTAAGTGCTTCATAGCTATGACCAGGCAGATTTCCAGGACAGACAGACCTAGCGGGAAAGACAAGAGCTCTCGCTATTCCTGGGAAGCAGATCACAAACACGGGCAGTTCACAGACTGGTTTTActcctctgtttttctgtgctgcaggcCTCACCTGTGCCCTGCGCCTCCTAATGGAAAagctcccagccctggggaggtTAGGGAAGGCGAAGTTTGCTTTCTGGATATTTGAAGCAAGAATGTTAAGAaatggatgaggtgttgagggggAAGGTTGAGCGGCTGATAGGAATTGtgggactcggtgatccagggggtctcttccaacctggtgattctatgaaattggcTGCTCCCATCACAAAGCCAGAAATGTAAGGATAAAGAAAACCCATCACTGCAGATCGGACAGCGCAACAAAGAACTCTGAGCAGCTCCCCCTCAGTGCCGCTGCACAGCACCCCCTGAAACCAGAGCTTGAGGGGGCGGGTGATTCACCACTCAAAGCCAAAGAAGCGGGACTTGGCTCCACAGAACCAAAGAGACTCAGAGAATCACAGGCTCAAGGCCAAACCAAAGCCTGTGAAACCTCAGAGCCATGAAGAAGGTGGAGGGATTTATATCAGCTCTTCCGTACCCCAATTCCTGCTTTATTTAGTACTGTTATACCCACCCGTGCGTGACTGCAAATCAGCAGGGAGCAGCCTCCGCAGTGGATGCGTTCCCTGTGCAGCTCACACCAGCAGGGGACGCGACGCCAGAAGGATTTCAGGGATATGACACGTTCCACGCTGCTCAGAAATGCCTGGGGGCAAGCGCTGAGCCTCACCGTGTACAATATTGGCTTTTGAGTCCACGCGGTACTGCTTGCTGGCCTCCTGGATGTCTGCTGCCGTGATCAGTGGGTGACGCACCGTGATGGTACTTAGAGCAAGcatctaaaaataaagcagaagacaTTTTTCAGGTAATTACTCATTACCAGACATAGTTTCTAGTCAGAGATGGAATGCAGAGGCCGGAATCACCTACTGGAAACGTTAATAAGTAAACCCTATGCAGGCTCATACCAAAAAAAGCTTGTAAATAGCTACAACCACATTTTGCTGGGAAGGTTTTCCAGGCTTAAAAGTTTAAAGCCTCTTCACCAGAGGAGATGAACGCTCATTAACTTGTTTATATTAACTTCAGTGGATAAGCACACTTAAGCAATTGCTGTAAGTTTCTTACAATCATTCTGAATGAGCTACGGTGCCACTGGAAGCGCTAAGGCAGCAGCTGAAGGTCCCTCTCGGCTTACAAAACACAAGTTACCCCTTCAGAGCATTTCCCCAAGTCTCACCTAGCTGCAAGGTAACAATCTTTAACTACCTGTCACAGAAAGTGAGTGAGAAACAGAGGTGAGATAAAAACTAGTTAAGTGACcccttctgctgctcttccagAGCCACTGATATCCTCAGGCCCTCACACAGCAGCAGGTGCTCTGCAGTGACCTTCACTTGCTCTTGAGGGCTTTAACTGTCTGCCTGGCAAATAATCTGTAGTTTAATGCTCATGGAGAGGAGAAATGGTGGGAAACAACAGCCCCAAGTCACCAACAGACATGGAAAATgggaagaagcagaggaaacaCAGCAATCTCTCTTGTAAGTCACTGCCCCACCTGCTCTGGGGCCAGTGCACCCTGTGAGGAACAAGTAGCTGCATCACACGGAGCATCCTCTGGTTTTCCAGGTTCAGAGGCAAACACACAGTCAGGGGCACAAAGTCACCCACGGGAGAGCAGCCCCAGAGAAAGAACAtttaccaaaaccaaaacatgatTCTACCAGCGCAGCTATGACCCATCTGTtaatacttctgaaaaaaaatcactaaaaccCCTAGGTTGTTCAGTTCTTCCAAGCTTTTCAAGGTTTTCACAGCACCGTTTAGGGTACTGCAGCGTGAAACAGACACTAAGTGTCCCTGGAAATCCCACGTGTTGATCTGAAAACACAAAGTGACGGGAGTgctaaatgtaatttaaaaatagttgGTTGTGGAAATCAACTTCTTGCTGCCAAAAAGCAGGTAATGAGCAAGAATAGCTCCAATTTTCACCAACACCACCAAGCTGCTCGCACAGCACTCCTAGAGAGTttcaaaattaaggaaaaaactATTCTGCAGGgcaattaatcacagaatcattagggttggaaaaggcctctaagctcatccagtctaaacatcagcccagccccaccccagcctgctaaaccccttccctgggcgcCACCTCCACACGCTCtctgagcccctccagggatggagatgctaCCACTGCCCTGGTCACAGCTCAGATAACTGGCTTGAAAAACACGAGTGTTGTTTACAGGGTGATGTGAATCAAGACAATATTATATATCCAAATACAAACCAACAGCAACTGAAGCGAGCGCAGATCTTTGGTGTAATTGAAAAGGTCCTGCAGCATGTCTTGCACAGCTTTATCCTCTGAgagatgctaaaaaaaaaattaagtgataTTTTAATCATCTCAGCAAATCATTTCATGCTCACcttaaataacaacaacaatatcACTTAGCCCACTGTCAGAAAGAGCTCAGCTTACACTTGACAATACAAGTCTTCACACCTAAACTTCactttctggtatttttttgtgGCAGTTATAAATTTATCTCCAAATTCAATATGCAAAGATTCCCTAACCATGATTTGATTTACTCCACATCAGGCTcaagcagcaaaaggaaacacTTATCTTAGGTAATGGCTTTACACCTATAAACCGGTCTTACTTGCAGAGTTCTACTAAAAACCAAGCATAAAGAGCTTGTGAAAAGCAAGTATAAATACCTGGACGTTACTATTCCATTTTTGTGCAAAAGGCTCATCAGGAAAttcaggaggaagagaaagctgtTCTTTGAATATCTTAAGGTACTGTTTAAAATCAGAGGAATTCACCAAATATATTTGTCGGTGTGAGAATCTTGATTTcactctcttctccaggagctccagcGTGtccttgtaaagaaaaaaaattaaaaagcagatgCATTCAATGCATTCTTTGCTAAAGTAACAACTACAAGAGAAAACATCAAAGTAAATCCTGTTGAAAAGCTAAGAATTAttaaattttctatttaaaaattgcTAATTATTCTAACTGATGCATCTGGAAATGCCTCAGGACCAGCCATTTACCCAGCCACACGATGCTCTACATCACACAAGATAATTAGTTGCTTGGGTACCCAGCAACATTTCTCTGTAGATTATGGGAGTATCGCAGTGCCTGAAGTGCTACCAGAAACAAGCTGTGGGATTCACTCATCCAGACAGAGACAGCACCATTCCTCTGCCTCACAGCGGGACCGAACGATTGCGCTCTTCATTTCCAGTTCTGGGGGAGACTTTTTGAGTTTTAAGGGTTTGTTGTgtgttggggttttggtgttttcATTCGCACTatgaaaaggctttaaaaatactgaaactcCTCACCAAAACGAGAGGGGAAAGAGTAAACAGAGCCAACAGTGCAACATACAGACTCCTTTTGATTAGGCATTCACATGCAACAAGGaccagtgatttaaaaaaaaaaaagaagaagcaaaGCTACAACCACACTCTAAATACAGCCTCGATGTTTAGTTATATTCAAAAACGTAAACCATAGGTGATGATGGCTCTAAACCATGGGTGTCGAGGACAGAAAAGCCAGGGAAtcacaaagcaaaatgaaagacTGATTCATTAAATCAGCTATTAACTATTCTATTAGCTTCCAGAAATTTGCCCAGCTAAATATCACCTAAACCAAACCAACAGCAGGTTCAGGCTTCACTTAAGGATTTTAACTCTTCTTCCTTGCCATAACTCTGTTTTCTCTAACACCAACCCAGTTTACtgagaaaaacagtaaaatttttTACAAACTAACAGCTTTCATAGCGTTAGACAGTAATTATTTCACAGGACACACATAATGTGTCCACAGCTCCCTACAACATCACTGTAAAACTCACAGTAGCTTTACCATGGATCCTAAATCCGTTTTGAAGGTGCTAATTCTATAGTAAAAGTGCCTAATTGAAGCAATCATGTTAAAAAATCTCTTGTCCTCGGAACAACGATTTAAACACTGCAGGTTAATACAGCTCTGTTCTTACCAACTGGGGACCGAGAAACGGAAATGCCCAGGGGCCTCTCCAAAGAGTGAACAAAACCGTCAGATCAAACAGCCACGTGGATTGATACAGCTCTTCTGCCATAATACAGGACAGCAGCCTTGTGTCTCCTCAGCAATGTAaacctgaccctccagcagaaaAACTGAAGGCTTTGCAGTTTAGTCATCTAAGTGTGCTCTCAGTACAAACGATTATTCTTTTTATTGCCTACTCCACTTCCCAATTCAAAAGTCGGAAAACTAGGTAATTGAGAAAAATCTCTTAGTAAATGAAGCGAGGttccagaagagaaaagaaaacactacAACCAAGACTGAAGTCTCTAAAACACCTGAAAACTTGGAGCAAGAAAGCAGGTTTCTTACGTGTCTACACGTCAGTCCAATCACCGTCACCGGAGTCTGTGCAGACTGGGACACATCAAAGAGGTTGTAGATCAGCGCCTGGTTCTTGTGATGAACAAACAAGTCAAATTCATCCAGTACAAACAGGACTGGACAACTGCTGGTCCGATCTCCTGAGACAGCAGTTGTGAAAGTTAGCATGGAACACCATCATCACCAGCCTTCCATTTCTACAACTTTcacattttccagttttaaagATTCACATAGTTTCTTTTTAGCTCATCACCAAGCCCCTGTTCCATGTGCGGACAGCTACAGCAGTGAAAAGGAAATACACTGAAAAATCAGTAAGGTTTGTAGTGTTCTGCAAGCACAACTTCTGGTTGCAAGGGAAGACAAAcgtcttcaattttttttttaaaaaaaatcactgtttttaATAGCTTCAATGTGGATAAA encodes:
- the ORC4 gene encoding origin recognition complex subunit 4 isoform X2, whose protein sequence is MSKRRSKETTAGSAECILQVQKLLRERFCHHRAPGKLFGIEYQARHLLELLKRTIIHGESNSALLIGPRGSGKTVLLNHALNQLKGMKQVRGNLLEVHLNGLLQTNDKVALKEITRQLQLENVVGDKVFGSFAENLAFLLEALRKGDRTSSCPVLFVLDEFDLFVHHKNQALIYNLFDVSQSAQTPVTVIGLTCRHDTLELLEKRVKSRFSHRQIYLVNSSDFKQYLKIFKEQLSLPPEFPDEPFAQKWNSNVQHLSEDKAVQDMLQDLFNYTKDLRSLQLLLMLALSTITVRHPLITAADIQEASKQYRVDSKANIVHGLSVLEICLVIAMKHLNEVYEGEPFNFQMVYNEFQKFIQRKAHCMYNFEKPVVMKAFEHLIQLELVKPIERPSVRAQREYVLMKLLLDSNQIMEALQLYPNCPTDVKQWAESSLSWL
- the ORC4 gene encoding origin recognition complex subunit 4 isoform X1: MPGARRAPPRVKTSAMSKRRSKETTAGSAECILQVQKLLRERFCHHRAPGKLFGIEYQARHLLELLKRTIIHGESNSALLIGPRGSGKTVLLNHALNQLKGMKQVRGNLLEVHLNGLLQTNDKVALKEITRQLQLENVVGDKVFGSFAENLAFLLEALRKGDRTSSCPVLFVLDEFDLFVHHKNQALIYNLFDVSQSAQTPVTVIGLTCRHDTLELLEKRVKSRFSHRQIYLVNSSDFKQYLKIFKEQLSLPPEFPDEPFAQKWNSNVQHLSEDKAVQDMLQDLFNYTKDLRSLQLLLMLALSTITVRHPLITAADIQEASKQYRVDSKANIVHGLSVLEICLVIAMKHLNEVYEGEPFNFQMVYNEFQKFIQRKAHCMYNFEKPVVMKAFEHLIQLELVKPIERPSVRAQREYVLMKLLLDSNQIMEALQLYPNCPTDVKQWAESSLSWL